One Kitasatospora sp. NBC_01287 DNA window includes the following coding sequences:
- the metH gene encoding methionine synthase — protein MAASAPADAQTAVHQARATALREALASRVVVADGAMGTMLQDQNPTLADFQELEGCNEVLNVTRPDIVRGVHEAYFAVGVDCVETNTFGANHAALAEYDIPERVFELSEAGARLAREVADSYDDGRTRWVLGSIGPGTKLPTLGHITFEVVREGFRQNAAGLIAGGADALLVETSQDLLQTKAAVLGCKAALVEAGLDLPVLVQVTVETTGTMLLGSEIGAALTALEPLGIDYIGLNCATGPEQYSEHLRYLSKNARIGLSCMPNAGLPVLGKDGAHYPLSPEELADAHDTFTREYGLSLVGGCCGTTPEHLRQVVERVQGRPVTERHPRPEPAAASLYQPVPFRQDTSYLAIGERTNANGSKKFRESMLAGDWQACVEIAREQIREGAHLLDLCVDYVGRDGVADMREIAGRLATASTLPIVLDSTETDVLRAGLELLGGRAVLNSVNYEDGDGPDTRFGKVAALAREHGAAVIALTIDEQGQARTAETKVAIAERLIDQLGAEYGIAEHDVIVDCLAFTLGTGQEESRRDGIETIEAIRELKRRRPAVQTTLGLSNISFGLSPAARQVINSVFLHECVEAGLDSAIVHAAKILPIARIPEERREVALDLVYDRRRPAADGEPAYDPLQKLLQLFEGVSAASSAASKAEELAALPLEERLQRRIIDGERKGLEADLDEALTQRPALAIVNETLLAGMKVVGELFGSGQMQLPFVLQSAEVMKTAVAHLEPHMEKSDDEGKGTIVLATVKGDVHDIGKNLVDIILSNNGYTVVNLGIKQPVSAILDAAVEHQADVIGMSGLLVKSTVIMKENLQELNQRKLAAEYPVILGGAALTRAYVEQDLHEIYDGEVRYARDAFEGLRLMDALIGVKRGVPGAVLPELKQRRHARVEVQEPEPEINLGQIRSDVSVDNRVPAPPFWGDRIVKGIPFADYSSWLDEDALFKGQWGLKAARTGEGPSYEELVETEGRPRLRMWLDRLQTEGWLEAAVVYGYFPAASKGDDLLVYNEDGSEHTRFTFPRQRRGRRLCLADFFRPEESGERDVLGLQVVTMGNRISEAANELFKADAYRDYLELHGLSVQLAEALAEFWHARVRFELGFGDEDPQDVRDMFALKYRGARFSLGYGACPELEDRAKIAELLKPERIGVVLSEEFQLHPEQSTDAIVIHHPEAKYFNAR, from the coding sequence ATGGCCGCCAGTGCCCCCGCAGACGCTCAGACCGCCGTCCACCAGGCCCGCGCCACCGCGCTGCGCGAAGCCCTCGCCAGCCGGGTCGTCGTCGCCGACGGCGCGATGGGGACGATGCTGCAGGACCAGAATCCGACGCTCGCGGACTTCCAGGAGCTGGAGGGCTGCAACGAGGTCCTCAACGTGACCCGGCCCGACATCGTGCGCGGTGTGCACGAGGCGTACTTCGCGGTCGGCGTGGACTGCGTGGAGACCAACACCTTCGGTGCCAACCACGCCGCGCTCGCCGAGTACGACATCCCCGAGCGGGTCTTCGAGCTCTCCGAGGCCGGCGCCCGGCTCGCCCGCGAGGTCGCCGACTCCTACGACGACGGCCGTACCCGCTGGGTGCTGGGCTCGATCGGCCCCGGCACCAAGCTGCCGACCCTGGGCCACATCACCTTCGAGGTGGTCCGCGAGGGCTTCCGGCAGAACGCGGCCGGCCTGATCGCCGGCGGCGCCGACGCGCTGCTGGTGGAGACCAGCCAGGACCTGCTGCAGACCAAGGCGGCGGTGCTCGGCTGCAAGGCGGCGCTGGTCGAGGCGGGCCTGGACCTGCCGGTGCTGGTCCAGGTGACGGTGGAGACCACCGGCACCATGCTGTTGGGCTCGGAGATCGGAGCGGCGCTGACCGCGCTGGAGCCGCTGGGCATCGACTACATCGGGCTCAACTGCGCCACCGGCCCCGAGCAGTACAGCGAGCACCTGCGCTACCTGTCCAAGAACGCCCGGATCGGGCTCTCCTGCATGCCGAACGCCGGTCTGCCGGTGCTCGGCAAGGACGGCGCGCACTACCCGCTGAGCCCCGAGGAGCTGGCGGACGCGCACGACACCTTCACCCGCGAGTACGGCCTCTCGCTGGTCGGCGGCTGCTGCGGCACCACCCCCGAGCACCTGCGCCAGGTGGTCGAGCGGGTCCAGGGCCGCCCGGTGACCGAGCGCCACCCGCGCCCCGAGCCGGCCGCCGCCTCGCTCTACCAGCCGGTCCCGTTCCGCCAGGACACCTCCTACCTGGCGATCGGCGAGCGGACCAACGCCAACGGCTCGAAGAAGTTCCGCGAGTCGATGCTGGCCGGCGACTGGCAGGCCTGCGTGGAGATCGCCCGCGAGCAGATCCGCGAGGGCGCCCACCTGCTGGACCTGTGCGTCGACTACGTCGGCCGCGACGGTGTGGCGGACATGCGCGAGATCGCCGGCCGGCTGGCCACCGCCTCCACGCTGCCGATCGTGCTGGACTCCACCGAGACCGACGTGCTGCGCGCCGGCCTGGAGCTGCTGGGCGGGCGCGCCGTGCTCAACTCGGTGAACTACGAGGACGGCGACGGCCCCGACACCCGCTTCGGCAAGGTCGCCGCGCTGGCCCGCGAGCACGGTGCCGCGGTGATCGCGCTGACCATCGACGAGCAGGGCCAGGCCCGCACCGCCGAGACCAAGGTCGCCATCGCCGAGCGGCTGATCGACCAGCTCGGCGCGGAGTACGGCATCGCCGAGCACGACGTCATCGTCGACTGCCTCGCCTTCACCCTGGGCACCGGTCAGGAGGAGTCGCGGCGCGACGGCATCGAGACGATCGAGGCGATCCGCGAGCTCAAGCGCCGCCGCCCCGCGGTGCAGACCACGCTGGGCCTGTCCAACATCTCCTTCGGCCTCAGCCCGGCGGCCCGCCAGGTGATCAACTCGGTCTTCCTGCACGAGTGCGTCGAGGCCGGCCTCGACTCGGCGATCGTGCACGCCGCCAAGATCCTTCCGATCGCCCGGATCCCCGAGGAGCGGCGCGAGGTCGCCCTCGACCTGGTCTACGACCGGCGCCGCCCGGCCGCCGACGGGGAGCCCGCCTACGACCCGCTGCAGAAGCTGCTCCAGCTCTTCGAGGGCGTCAGCGCGGCCTCCAGCGCGGCCTCCAAGGCCGAGGAACTGGCCGCGCTGCCCCTGGAGGAGCGGCTGCAGCGGCGGATCATCGACGGCGAGCGCAAGGGCCTGGAGGCCGATCTGGACGAGGCGCTGACGCAGCGTCCGGCGCTCGCGATCGTCAACGAGACGCTGCTGGCCGGCATGAAGGTGGTCGGCGAGCTCTTCGGCTCGGGCCAGATGCAGCTGCCGTTCGTGCTGCAGTCCGCCGAGGTGATGAAGACCGCGGTGGCCCACCTGGAGCCGCACATGGAGAAGTCCGACGACGAGGGCAAGGGCACCATCGTGCTGGCCACAGTCAAGGGCGACGTGCACGACATCGGCAAGAACCTGGTCGACATCATCCTGTCGAACAACGGCTACACCGTGGTGAACCTGGGCATCAAGCAGCCGGTCTCGGCGATCCTGGACGCGGCCGTCGAGCACCAGGCCGACGTGATCGGGATGTCCGGGCTGCTGGTCAAGTCCACCGTGATCATGAAGGAGAACCTCCAGGAGCTCAACCAGCGCAAGCTGGCCGCTGAGTACCCCGTGATCCTGGGCGGCGCCGCCCTGACCCGGGCCTACGTCGAGCAGGACCTGCACGAGATCTACGACGGCGAGGTCCGCTACGCCCGCGACGCCTTCGAGGGGCTGCGGCTGATGGACGCGCTGATCGGCGTCAAGCGCGGGGTGCCCGGCGCGGTGCTGCCCGAGCTCAAGCAGCGCCGGCACGCGCGGGTCGAGGTCCAGGAGCCGGAGCCCGAGATCAACCTCGGCCAGATCCGCTCCGACGTCTCGGTGGACAACCGGGTCCCGGCCCCGCCGTTCTGGGGCGACCGGATCGTCAAGGGCATCCCGTTCGCCGACTACTCCTCCTGGCTGGACGAGGACGCGCTCTTCAAGGGCCAGTGGGGCCTGAAGGCGGCGCGCACCGGCGAGGGCCCCTCCTACGAGGAACTGGTGGAGACCGAGGGCCGGCCGCGGCTGCGGATGTGGCTGGACCGGCTGCAGACCGAGGGCTGGCTGGAGGCGGCCGTGGTCTACGGCTACTTCCCGGCCGCCTCCAAGGGCGACGACCTGCTGGTCTACAACGAGGACGGCAGCGAGCACACCCGGTTCACCTTCCCGCGGCAGCGCCGCGGCCGCCGGCTCTGCCTGGCCGACTTCTTCCGCCCGGAGGAGAGCGGCGAGCGCGACGTGCTCGGCCTGCAGGTGGTCACCATGGGCAACCGGATCTCCGAGGCCGCCAACGAGCTGTTCAAGGCGGACGCCTACCGCGACTACCTGGAGCTGCACGGCCTGTCCGTGCAACTCGCCGAGGCGCTGGCCGAGTTCTGGCACGCCCGGGTCCGCTTCGAGCTGGGCTTCGGCGACGAGGACCCGCAGGACGTGCGCGACATGTTCGCCTTGAAGTACCGCGGCGCGCGCTTCTCGCTCGGCTACGGGGCCTGCCCGGAGCTGGAGGACCGCGCGAAGATCGCCGAGCTGCTCAAGCCGGAGCGGATCGGCGTGGTGCTCTCCGAGGAGTTCCAGCTCCACCCGGAGCAGTCCACCGACGCGATCGTCATCCACCACCCCGAGGCGAAGTACTTCAACGCGCGGTAA